The Chlorocebus sabaeus isolate Y175 chromosome 6, mChlSab1.0.hap1, whole genome shotgun sequence genome has a segment encoding these proteins:
- the HSD11B1L gene encoding hydroxysteroid 11-beta-dehydrogenase 1-like protein isoform X5 — MERAEKGGGRGCRCGGLDRWWLWRGGRGSKAVASPNTHQTRWLWARPVPATSVPCPSAGPQRTMKVLLLTGLGALFFAYYWDDNFDPASLQGARVLLTGASAGVGEELAYHYARLGSHLVLTAHTEALLQKVVGNCRKLGAPKVFYIAADMASPEAPESVVQFALDKLGGLDYLVLNHIGGVPAGTRARTPQATRWLMQAPPLPVTRECHLQVNFLSYVQLTSRALPSLTDSKGSLVVVSSLLGRVPTSFSTPYSAAKFALDGFFGSLRRELDVQDVNVAITMCVLGLRDRASAAEAVRNSGR, encoded by the exons ATGGAGAGGGCTGagaagggtggagggagagggtgCAGGTGCGGTGGTCTGGACAGGTGGTGGCTGTGGAGAGGAGGGCGTGGATCCAAGGCGGTGGCATCACCAAACACCCACCAAACGCGGTGGCTGTGGGCCAGGCCTGTGCCGGCCACCTCTGTCCCCTGTCCCTCTGCAGGCCCACAGAGGACCATGAAAGTGCTTCTCCTCACAGGGCTGGGGGCCCTGTTCTTCGCCTATTATTGGGATGACAACTTCGACCCAG CCAGCCTCCAGGGAGCGCGAGTGCTGCTGACAGGGGCCAGCGCTGGTGTCGGTGAGGAGCTGGCCTATCACTACGCCCGTCTGGGCTCCCACCTGGTGCTCACGGCCCACACTGAGGCCCTCCTGCAGAAG GTGGTAGGGAACTGCCGGAAGCTGGGCGCCCCCAAGGTCTTCTACATCGCTGCGGacatggcctcccctgaggcgcCCGAGAGCGTGGTGCAGTTTGCGCTGGACAAGCTGG GAGGGCTGGACTATCTCGTGCTGAACCACATCGGAGGCGTCCCGGCCGGCACGCGAGCCCGCACCCCCCAGGCGACGCGCTGGCTCATGCAG GCTCCGCCTCTGCCGGTGACTCGCGAGTGCCACCTGCAGGTAAACTTTCTGAGCTACGTGCAACTGACGTCGCGGGCGCTGCCCAGCCTGACGGACAGCAAGGGCTCCCTGGTGGTGGTGTCCTCGCTGCTCG GTCGCGTGCCCACGTCGTTCTCCACTCCCTACTCAGCGGCCAAGTTCGCGCTGGACGGCTTCTTCGGCTCCCTGCGGCGGGAACTGGACGTGCAGGACGTGAACGTGGCAATCACCATGTGTGTCCTGGGCCTCCGAGATCGCGCCTCCGCCGCTGAGGCAGTCAG AAATTCTGGGAGATGA
- the HSD11B1L gene encoding hydroxysteroid 11-beta-dehydrogenase 1-like protein isoform X4 — protein MERAEKGGGRGCRCGGLDRWWLWRGGRGSKAVASPNTHQTRWLWARPVPATSVPCPSAGPQRTMKVLLLTGLGALFFAYYWDDNFDPASLQGARVLLTGASAGVGEELAYHYARLGSHLVLTAHTEALLQKVVGNCRKLGAPKVFYIAADMASPEAPESVVQFALDKLGGLDYLVLNHIGGVPAGTRARTPQATRWLMQAPPLPVTRECHLQVNFLSYVQLTSRALPSLTDSKGSLVVVSSLLGRVPTSFSTPYSAAKFALDGFFGSLRRELDVQDVNVAITMCVLGLRDRASAAEAVRDEVSPC, from the exons ATGGAGAGGGCTGagaagggtggagggagagggtgCAGGTGCGGTGGTCTGGACAGGTGGTGGCTGTGGAGAGGAGGGCGTGGATCCAAGGCGGTGGCATCACCAAACACCCACCAAACGCGGTGGCTGTGGGCCAGGCCTGTGCCGGCCACCTCTGTCCCCTGTCCCTCTGCAGGCCCACAGAGGACCATGAAAGTGCTTCTCCTCACAGGGCTGGGGGCCCTGTTCTTCGCCTATTATTGGGATGACAACTTCGACCCAG CCAGCCTCCAGGGAGCGCGAGTGCTGCTGACAGGGGCCAGCGCTGGTGTCGGTGAGGAGCTGGCCTATCACTACGCCCGTCTGGGCTCCCACCTGGTGCTCACGGCCCACACTGAGGCCCTCCTGCAGAAG GTGGTAGGGAACTGCCGGAAGCTGGGCGCCCCCAAGGTCTTCTACATCGCTGCGGacatggcctcccctgaggcgcCCGAGAGCGTGGTGCAGTTTGCGCTGGACAAGCTGG GAGGGCTGGACTATCTCGTGCTGAACCACATCGGAGGCGTCCCGGCCGGCACGCGAGCCCGCACCCCCCAGGCGACGCGCTGGCTCATGCAG GCTCCGCCTCTGCCGGTGACTCGCGAGTGCCACCTGCAGGTAAACTTTCTGAGCTACGTGCAACTGACGTCGCGGGCGCTGCCCAGCCTGACGGACAGCAAGGGCTCCCTGGTGGTGGTGTCCTCGCTGCTCG GTCGCGTGCCCACGTCGTTCTCCACTCCCTACTCAGCGGCCAAGTTCGCGCTGGACGGCTTCTTCGGCTCCCTGCGGCGGGAACTGGACGTGCAGGACGTGAACGTGGCAATCACCATGTGTGTCCTGGGCCTCCGAGATCGCGCCTCCGCCGCTGAGGCAGTCAG agacgaggtttcaccgtgttag
- the HSD11B1L gene encoding hydroxysteroid 11-beta-dehydrogenase 1-like protein isoform X3, with protein MERAEKGGGRGCRCGGLDRWWLWRGGRGSKAVASPNTHQTRWLWARPVPATSVPCPSAGPQRTMKVLLLTGLGALFFAYYWDDNFDPASLQGARVLLTGASAGVGEELAYHYARLGSHLVLTAHTEALLQKVVGNCRKLGAPKVFYIAADMASPEAPESVVQFALDKLGGLDYLVLNHIGGVPAGTRARTPQATRWLMQAPPLPVTRECHLQVNFLSYVQLTSRALPSLTDSKGSLVVVSSLLGRVPTSFSTPYSAAKFALDGFFGSLRRELDVQDVNVAITMCVLGLRDRASAAEAVRVSLLPRLDCSGAILAHCNLCLWCSSNSPASAS; from the exons ATGGAGAGGGCTGagaagggtggagggagagggtgCAGGTGCGGTGGTCTGGACAGGTGGTGGCTGTGGAGAGGAGGGCGTGGATCCAAGGCGGTGGCATCACCAAACACCCACCAAACGCGGTGGCTGTGGGCCAGGCCTGTGCCGGCCACCTCTGTCCCCTGTCCCTCTGCAGGCCCACAGAGGACCATGAAAGTGCTTCTCCTCACAGGGCTGGGGGCCCTGTTCTTCGCCTATTATTGGGATGACAACTTCGACCCAG CCAGCCTCCAGGGAGCGCGAGTGCTGCTGACAGGGGCCAGCGCTGGTGTCGGTGAGGAGCTGGCCTATCACTACGCCCGTCTGGGCTCCCACCTGGTGCTCACGGCCCACACTGAGGCCCTCCTGCAGAAG GTGGTAGGGAACTGCCGGAAGCTGGGCGCCCCCAAGGTCTTCTACATCGCTGCGGacatggcctcccctgaggcgcCCGAGAGCGTGGTGCAGTTTGCGCTGGACAAGCTGG GAGGGCTGGACTATCTCGTGCTGAACCACATCGGAGGCGTCCCGGCCGGCACGCGAGCCCGCACCCCCCAGGCGACGCGCTGGCTCATGCAG GCTCCGCCTCTGCCGGTGACTCGCGAGTGCCACCTGCAGGTAAACTTTCTGAGCTACGTGCAACTGACGTCGCGGGCGCTGCCCAGCCTGACGGACAGCAAGGGCTCCCTGGTGGTGGTGTCCTCGCTGCTCG GTCGCGTGCCCACGTCGTTCTCCACTCCCTACTCAGCGGCCAAGTTCGCGCTGGACGGCTTCTTCGGCTCCCTGCGGCGGGAACTGGACGTGCAGGACGTGAACGTGGCAATCACCATGTGTGTCCTGGGCCTCCGAGATCGCGCCTCCGCCGCTGAGGCAGTCAG agtttcgctgttgcccaggctggactgcagtggcgcgatcttggctcactgcaacctctgcctctggtgttcaagcaattctcctgcctcggcctcctga
- the HSD11B1L gene encoding hydroxysteroid 11-beta-dehydrogenase 1-like protein isoform X2, with product MERAEKGGGRGCRCGGLDRWWLWRGGRGSKAVASPNTHQTRWLWARPVPATSVPCPSAGPQRTMKVLLLTGLGALFFAYYWDDNFDPASLQGARVLLTGASAGVGEELAYHYARLGSHLVLTAHTEALLQKVVGNCRKLGAPKVFYIAADMASPEAPESVVQFALDKLGGLDYLVLNHIGGVPAGTRARTPQATRWLMQVNFLSYVQLTSRALPSLTDSKGSLVVVSSLLGRVPTSFSTPYSAAKFALDGFFGSLRRELDVQDVNVAITMCVLGLRDRASAAEAVRGVTRVKAAPGPKAALAVIRGGATRAAGVFYPWRFHLLCLLRRWLPRPRAWFIRQDLNVTAAAAA from the exons ATGGAGAGGGCTGagaagggtggagggagagggtgCAGGTGCGGTGGTCTGGACAGGTGGTGGCTGTGGAGAGGAGGGCGTGGATCCAAGGCGGTGGCATCACCAAACACCCACCAAACGCGGTGGCTGTGGGCCAGGCCTGTGCCGGCCACCTCTGTCCCCTGTCCCTCTGCAGGCCCACAGAGGACCATGAAAGTGCTTCTCCTCACAGGGCTGGGGGCCCTGTTCTTCGCCTATTATTGGGATGACAACTTCGACCCAG CCAGCCTCCAGGGAGCGCGAGTGCTGCTGACAGGGGCCAGCGCTGGTGTCGGTGAGGAGCTGGCCTATCACTACGCCCGTCTGGGCTCCCACCTGGTGCTCACGGCCCACACTGAGGCCCTCCTGCAGAAG GTGGTAGGGAACTGCCGGAAGCTGGGCGCCCCCAAGGTCTTCTACATCGCTGCGGacatggcctcccctgaggcgcCCGAGAGCGTGGTGCAGTTTGCGCTGGACAAGCTGG GAGGGCTGGACTATCTCGTGCTGAACCACATCGGAGGCGTCCCGGCCGGCACGCGAGCCCGCACCCCCCAGGCGACGCGCTGGCTCATGCAG GTAAACTTTCTGAGCTACGTGCAACTGACGTCGCGGGCGCTGCCCAGCCTGACGGACAGCAAGGGCTCCCTGGTGGTGGTGTCCTCGCTGCTCG GTCGCGTGCCCACGTCGTTCTCCACTCCCTACTCAGCGGCCAAGTTCGCGCTGGACGGCTTCTTCGGCTCCCTGCGGCGGGAACTGGACGTGCAGGACGTGAACGTGGCAATCACCATGTGTGTCCTGGGCCTCCGAGATCGCGCCTCCGCCGCTGAGGCAGTCAG GGGAGTCACGAGGGTCAAGGCGGCCCCGGGGCCCAAGGCAGCCCTGGCCGTGATCCGCGGCGGCGCCACGCGCGCAGCTGGCGTCTTCTACCCGTGGCGTTTCCACCTGCTGTGCTTGCTCCGGCGCTGGCTGCCGCGCCCGCGGGCCTGGTTTATCCGCCAGGATCTCAACGTCACCGCCGCTGCTGCAGCCTGA
- the HSD11B1L gene encoding hydroxysteroid 11-beta-dehydrogenase 1-like protein isoform X1 has product MERAEKGGGRGCRCGGLDRWWLWRGGRGSKAVASPNTHQTRWLWARPVPATSVPCPSAGPQRTMKVLLLTGLGALFFAYYWDDNFDPASLQGARVLLTGASAGVGEELAYHYARLGSHLVLTAHTEALLQKVVGNCRKLGAPKVFYIAADMASPEAPESVVQFALDKLGGLDYLVLNHIGGVPAGTRARTPQATRWLMQAPPLPVTRECHLQVNFLSYVQLTSRALPSLTDSKGSLVVVSSLLGRVPTSFSTPYSAAKFALDGFFGSLRRELDVQDVNVAITMCVLGLRDRASAAEAVRGVTRVKAAPGPKAALAVIRGGATRAAGVFYPWRFHLLCLLRRWLPRPRAWFIRQDLNVTAAAAA; this is encoded by the exons ATGGAGAGGGCTGagaagggtggagggagagggtgCAGGTGCGGTGGTCTGGACAGGTGGTGGCTGTGGAGAGGAGGGCGTGGATCCAAGGCGGTGGCATCACCAAACACCCACCAAACGCGGTGGCTGTGGGCCAGGCCTGTGCCGGCCACCTCTGTCCCCTGTCCCTCTGCAGGCCCACAGAGGACCATGAAAGTGCTTCTCCTCACAGGGCTGGGGGCCCTGTTCTTCGCCTATTATTGGGATGACAACTTCGACCCAG CCAGCCTCCAGGGAGCGCGAGTGCTGCTGACAGGGGCCAGCGCTGGTGTCGGTGAGGAGCTGGCCTATCACTACGCCCGTCTGGGCTCCCACCTGGTGCTCACGGCCCACACTGAGGCCCTCCTGCAGAAG GTGGTAGGGAACTGCCGGAAGCTGGGCGCCCCCAAGGTCTTCTACATCGCTGCGGacatggcctcccctgaggcgcCCGAGAGCGTGGTGCAGTTTGCGCTGGACAAGCTGG GAGGGCTGGACTATCTCGTGCTGAACCACATCGGAGGCGTCCCGGCCGGCACGCGAGCCCGCACCCCCCAGGCGACGCGCTGGCTCATGCAG GCTCCGCCTCTGCCGGTGACTCGCGAGTGCCACCTGCAGGTAAACTTTCTGAGCTACGTGCAACTGACGTCGCGGGCGCTGCCCAGCCTGACGGACAGCAAGGGCTCCCTGGTGGTGGTGTCCTCGCTGCTCG GTCGCGTGCCCACGTCGTTCTCCACTCCCTACTCAGCGGCCAAGTTCGCGCTGGACGGCTTCTTCGGCTCCCTGCGGCGGGAACTGGACGTGCAGGACGTGAACGTGGCAATCACCATGTGTGTCCTGGGCCTCCGAGATCGCGCCTCCGCCGCTGAGGCAGTCAG GGGAGTCACGAGGGTCAAGGCGGCCCCGGGGCCCAAGGCAGCCCTGGCCGTGATCCGCGGCGGCGCCACGCGCGCAGCTGGCGTCTTCTACCCGTGGCGTTTCCACCTGCTGTGCTTGCTCCGGCGCTGGCTGCCGCGCCCGCGGGCCTGGTTTATCCGCCAGGATCTCAACGTCACCGCCGCTGCTGCAGCCTGA
- the HSD11B1L gene encoding hydroxysteroid 11-beta-dehydrogenase 1-like protein isoform X10, translating to MQAPPLPVTRECHLQVNFLSYVQLTSRALPSLTDSKGSLVVVSSLLGRVPTSFSTPYSAAKFALDGFFGSLRRELDVQDVNVAITMCVLGLRDRASAAEAVRGVTRVKAAPGPKAALAVIRGGATRAAGVFYPWRFHLLCLLRRWLPRPRAWFIRQDLNVTAAAAA from the exons ATGCAG GCTCCGCCTCTGCCGGTGACTCGCGAGTGCCACCTGCAGGTAAACTTTCTGAGCTACGTGCAACTGACGTCGCGGGCGCTGCCCAGCCTGACGGACAGCAAGGGCTCCCTGGTGGTGGTGTCCTCGCTGCTCG GTCGCGTGCCCACGTCGTTCTCCACTCCCTACTCAGCGGCCAAGTTCGCGCTGGACGGCTTCTTCGGCTCCCTGCGGCGGGAACTGGACGTGCAGGACGTGAACGTGGCAATCACCATGTGTGTCCTGGGCCTCCGAGATCGCGCCTCCGCCGCTGAGGCAGTCAG GGGAGTCACGAGGGTCAAGGCGGCCCCGGGGCCCAAGGCAGCCCTGGCCGTGATCCGCGGCGGCGCCACGCGCGCAGCTGGCGTCTTCTACCCGTGGCGTTTCCACCTGCTGTGCTTGCTCCGGCGCTGGCTGCCGCGCCCGCGGGCCTGGTTTATCCGCCAGGATCTCAACGTCACCGCCGCTGCTGCAGCCTGA
- the HSD11B1L gene encoding hydroxysteroid 11-beta-dehydrogenase 1-like protein isoform X9, whose product MKVLLLTGLGALFFAYYWDDNFDPASLQGARVLLTGASAGVGEELAYHYARLGSHLVLTAHTEALLQKVVGNCRKLGAPKVFYIAADMASPEAPESVVQFALDKLGGLDYLVLNHIGGVPAGTRARTPQATRWLMQVNFLSYVQLTSRALPSLTDSKGSLVVVSSLLGRVPTSFSTPYSAAKFALDGFFGSLRRELDVQDVNVAITMCVLGLRDRASAAEAVRGVTRVKAAPGPKAALAVIRGGATRAAGVFYPWRFHLLCLLRRWLPRPRAWFIRQDLNVTAAAAA is encoded by the exons ATGAAAGTGCTTCTCCTCACAGGGCTGGGGGCCCTGTTCTTCGCCTATTATTGGGATGACAACTTCGACCCAG CCAGCCTCCAGGGAGCGCGAGTGCTGCTGACAGGGGCCAGCGCTGGTGTCGGTGAGGAGCTGGCCTATCACTACGCCCGTCTGGGCTCCCACCTGGTGCTCACGGCCCACACTGAGGCCCTCCTGCAGAAG GTGGTAGGGAACTGCCGGAAGCTGGGCGCCCCCAAGGTCTTCTACATCGCTGCGGacatggcctcccctgaggcgcCCGAGAGCGTGGTGCAGTTTGCGCTGGACAAGCTGG GAGGGCTGGACTATCTCGTGCTGAACCACATCGGAGGCGTCCCGGCCGGCACGCGAGCCCGCACCCCCCAGGCGACGCGCTGGCTCATGCAG GTAAACTTTCTGAGCTACGTGCAACTGACGTCGCGGGCGCTGCCCAGCCTGACGGACAGCAAGGGCTCCCTGGTGGTGGTGTCCTCGCTGCTCG GTCGCGTGCCCACGTCGTTCTCCACTCCCTACTCAGCGGCCAAGTTCGCGCTGGACGGCTTCTTCGGCTCCCTGCGGCGGGAACTGGACGTGCAGGACGTGAACGTGGCAATCACCATGTGTGTCCTGGGCCTCCGAGATCGCGCCTCCGCCGCTGAGGCAGTCAG GGGAGTCACGAGGGTCAAGGCGGCCCCGGGGCCCAAGGCAGCCCTGGCCGTGATCCGCGGCGGCGCCACGCGCGCAGCTGGCGTCTTCTACCCGTGGCGTTTCCACCTGCTGTGCTTGCTCCGGCGCTGGCTGCCGCGCCCGCGGGCCTGGTTTATCCGCCAGGATCTCAACGTCACCGCCGCTGCTGCAGCCTGA
- the HSD11B1L gene encoding hydroxysteroid 11-beta-dehydrogenase 1-like protein isoform X7, which translates to MERAEKGGGRGCRCGGLDRWWLWRGGRGSKAVASPNTHQTRWLWARPVPATSVPCPSAGPQRTMKVLLLTGLGALFFAYYWDDNFDPASLQGARVLLTGASAGVGEELAYHYARLGSHLVLTAHTEALLQKVVGNCRKLGAPKVFYIAADMASPEAPESVVQFALDKLDRRFWARRAGLSRAEPHRRRPGRHASPHPPGDALAHAGKLSELRATDVAGAAQPDGQQGLPGGGVLAARSRAHVVLHSLLSGQVRAGRLLRLPAAGTGRAGRERGNHHVCPGPPRSRLRR; encoded by the exons ATGGAGAGGGCTGagaagggtggagggagagggtgCAGGTGCGGTGGTCTGGACAGGTGGTGGCTGTGGAGAGGAGGGCGTGGATCCAAGGCGGTGGCATCACCAAACACCCACCAAACGCGGTGGCTGTGGGCCAGGCCTGTGCCGGCCACCTCTGTCCCCTGTCCCTCTGCAGGCCCACAGAGGACCATGAAAGTGCTTCTCCTCACAGGGCTGGGGGCCCTGTTCTTCGCCTATTATTGGGATGACAACTTCGACCCAG CCAGCCTCCAGGGAGCGCGAGTGCTGCTGACAGGGGCCAGCGCTGGTGTCGGTGAGGAGCTGGCCTATCACTACGCCCGTCTGGGCTCCCACCTGGTGCTCACGGCCCACACTGAGGCCCTCCTGCAGAAG GTGGTAGGGAACTGCCGGAAGCTGGGCGCCCCCAAGGTCTTCTACATCGCTGCGGacatggcctcccctgaggcgcCCGAGAGCGTGGTGCAGTTTGCGCTGGACAAGCTGG ACCGGCGTTTCTGGGCCAGGAGGGCTGGACTATCTCGTGCTGAACCACATCGGAGGCGTCCCGGCCGGCACGCGAGCCCGCACCCCCCAGGCGACGCGCTGGCTCATGCAG GTAAACTTTCTGAGCTACGTGCAACTGACGTCGCGGGCGCTGCCCAGCCTGACGGACAGCAAGGGCTCCCTGGTGGTGGTGTCCTCGCTGCTCG GTCGCGTGCCCACGTCGTTCTCCACTCCCTACTCAGCGGCCAAGTTCGCGCTGGACGGCTTCTTCGGCTCCCTGCGGCGGGAACTGGACGTGCAGGACGTGAACGTGGCAATCACCATGTGTGTCCTGGGCCTCCGAGATCGCGCCTCCGCCGCTGA
- the HSD11B1L gene encoding hydroxysteroid 11-beta-dehydrogenase 1-like protein isoform X6 — MERAEKGGGRGCRCGGLDRWWLWRGGRGSKAVASPNTHQTRWLWARPVPATSVPCPSAGPQRTMKVLLLTGLGALFFAYYWDDNFDPASLQGARVLLTGASAGVGEELAYHYARLGSHLVLTAHTEALLQKVVGNCRKLGAPKVFYIAADMASPEAPESVVQFALDKLDRRFWARRAGLSRAEPHRRRPGRHASPHPPGDALAHAGSASAGDSRVPPAGKLSELRATDVAGAAQPDGQQGLPGGGVLAARSRAHVVLHSLLSGQVRAGRLLRLPAAGTGRAGRERGNHHVCPGPPRSRLRR; from the exons ATGGAGAGGGCTGagaagggtggagggagagggtgCAGGTGCGGTGGTCTGGACAGGTGGTGGCTGTGGAGAGGAGGGCGTGGATCCAAGGCGGTGGCATCACCAAACACCCACCAAACGCGGTGGCTGTGGGCCAGGCCTGTGCCGGCCACCTCTGTCCCCTGTCCCTCTGCAGGCCCACAGAGGACCATGAAAGTGCTTCTCCTCACAGGGCTGGGGGCCCTGTTCTTCGCCTATTATTGGGATGACAACTTCGACCCAG CCAGCCTCCAGGGAGCGCGAGTGCTGCTGACAGGGGCCAGCGCTGGTGTCGGTGAGGAGCTGGCCTATCACTACGCCCGTCTGGGCTCCCACCTGGTGCTCACGGCCCACACTGAGGCCCTCCTGCAGAAG GTGGTAGGGAACTGCCGGAAGCTGGGCGCCCCCAAGGTCTTCTACATCGCTGCGGacatggcctcccctgaggcgcCCGAGAGCGTGGTGCAGTTTGCGCTGGACAAGCTGG ACCGGCGTTTCTGGGCCAGGAGGGCTGGACTATCTCGTGCTGAACCACATCGGAGGCGTCCCGGCCGGCACGCGAGCCCGCACCCCCCAGGCGACGCGCTGGCTCATGCAG GCTCCGCCTCTGCCGGTGACTCGCGAGTGCCACCTGCAGGTAAACTTTCTGAGCTACGTGCAACTGACGTCGCGGGCGCTGCCCAGCCTGACGGACAGCAAGGGCTCCCTGGTGGTGGTGTCCTCGCTGCTCG GTCGCGTGCCCACGTCGTTCTCCACTCCCTACTCAGCGGCCAAGTTCGCGCTGGACGGCTTCTTCGGCTCCCTGCGGCGGGAACTGGACGTGCAGGACGTGAACGTGGCAATCACCATGTGTGTCCTGGGCCTCCGAGATCGCGCCTCCGCCGCTGA
- the HSD11B1L gene encoding hydroxysteroid 11-beta-dehydrogenase 1-like protein isoform X8 translates to MERAEKGGGRGCRCGGLDRWWLWRGGRGSKAVASPNTHQTRWLWARPVPATSVPCPSAGPQRTMKVLLLTGLGALFFAYYWDDNFDPASLQGARVLLTGASAGVGEELAYHYARLGSHLVLTAHTEALLQKVVGNCRKLGAPKVFYIAADMASPEAPESVVQFALDKLDRRFWARRAGLSRAEPHRRRPGRHASPHPPGDALAHAGAPLLRGPSPPLDLRDRWSSPFAAGALPTPEPALHLSRPGHAPPSPRPRPGLDPAPVLTPPPGWPSGFLAPPRTRSWPRPPGF, encoded by the exons ATGGAGAGGGCTGagaagggtggagggagagggtgCAGGTGCGGTGGTCTGGACAGGTGGTGGCTGTGGAGAGGAGGGCGTGGATCCAAGGCGGTGGCATCACCAAACACCCACCAAACGCGGTGGCTGTGGGCCAGGCCTGTGCCGGCCACCTCTGTCCCCTGTCCCTCTGCAGGCCCACAGAGGACCATGAAAGTGCTTCTCCTCACAGGGCTGGGGGCCCTGTTCTTCGCCTATTATTGGGATGACAACTTCGACCCAG CCAGCCTCCAGGGAGCGCGAGTGCTGCTGACAGGGGCCAGCGCTGGTGTCGGTGAGGAGCTGGCCTATCACTACGCCCGTCTGGGCTCCCACCTGGTGCTCACGGCCCACACTGAGGCCCTCCTGCAGAAG GTGGTAGGGAACTGCCGGAAGCTGGGCGCCCCCAAGGTCTTCTACATCGCTGCGGacatggcctcccctgaggcgcCCGAGAGCGTGGTGCAGTTTGCGCTGGACAAGCTGG ACCGGCGTTTCTGGGCCAGGAGGGCTGGACTATCTCGTGCTGAACCACATCGGAGGCGTCCCGGCCGGCACGCGAGCCCGCACCCCCCAGGCGACGCGCTGGCTCATGCAGGTGCTCCGCTCCTCCGTGGCCCCAGCCCGCCCCTCGATCTCAGGGACCGGTGGTCCTCTCCCTTCGCGGCCGGGGCTCTGCCAACTCCTGAGCCGGCTCTCCACCTTTCCCGCCCCGGCCACGCCCCTCCTAGCCCAAGGCCCCGCCCCGGTCTTGACCCCGCCCCGGTCTTGACCCCGCCCCCGGGCTGGCCTTCCGGGTTTCTGGCCCCGCCTCGGACCCGGTCCTGGCCCCGCCCTCCGGGTTTCTAG